Proteins found in one Muribaculum gordoncarteri genomic segment:
- a CDS encoding nucleoside deaminase, translating to MIENDEDRHFMKVAIDEARRAYEEDEVPIGAVVVSKGRIIGRGHNLTEKLNDVTAHAEMQAITAAANYLGGKYLDDCTLYVTVEPCIMCAGAIGWSQLKRIVYGAPDTKRGFTTFTSRTPFHPKSVVVSGVMEEECAEIMRSFFSRKRK from the coding sequence ATGATTGAAAATGATGAGGATCGCCATTTCATGAAAGTGGCTATTGACGAGGCTCGCAGGGCTTACGAGGAGGATGAGGTGCCCATTGGCGCCGTTGTGGTGAGCAAGGGTCGCATAATAGGACGAGGTCACAATCTCACCGAAAAGTTGAACGATGTCACGGCCCATGCCGAGATGCAGGCCATCACGGCTGCCGCCAATTATCTGGGCGGGAAATATCTTGACGACTGCACGCTCTATGTCACGGTCGAACCTTGCATTATGTGTGCCGGAGCGATAGGCTGGAGTCAGCTGAAGCGTATTGTCTACGGTGCCCCCGACACAAAGCGAGGGTTCACCACATTCACGTCACGCACTCCGTTTCACCCTAAGTCGGTGGTCGTTTCGGGAGTCATGGAGGAGGAGTGTGCCGAGATTATGCGCTCGTTTTTCTCGCGTAAGCGCAAATGA
- a CDS encoding pilus assembly protein N-terminal domain-containing protein, translated as MNIAKSILNFALLACCVLFTGCNSDDDSPLTFYGDEYSVRVGVNEGIPFTGGTNDLSVKVANPYLLEASISQLKGLVVTGKAVGRTSIAVSDNGVTPPVNKTLKVNVVPMNLAFVVTDNQSGISIFNAGNGIFLAKEGSNYNFYVVERNSSLDKIHAKGTYSFSVESGRPYITMNFLDKGQSMSVKFSLDSTPLGLLSILQRYLDPETLKDFKNDNASSDGQYLMMSDVTASSKYIRAAFSPVYVLPPSVFGI; from the coding sequence ATGAACATTGCTAAATCGATTTTAAACTTTGCCTTGCTCGCATGTTGTGTGCTTTTTACAGGATGCAACAGCGATGACGATTCTCCTCTCACATTTTACGGAGATGAGTACTCGGTAAGAGTGGGGGTAAACGAGGGTATTCCGTTTACGGGCGGAACCAACGATCTGTCGGTAAAGGTAGCCAATCCCTACCTTCTTGAAGCATCCATAAGCCAGCTTAAAGGTCTTGTGGTAACCGGCAAGGCTGTAGGACGCACCTCCATCGCCGTAAGCGACAACGGAGTCACTCCACCCGTCAACAAGACACTAAAAGTGAATGTAGTGCCGATGAATCTTGCATTCGTCGTAACGGACAACCAGAGCGGTATTTCAATCTTCAACGCAGGAAACGGCATATTCCTTGCCAAGGAAGGCTCAAACTATAATTTCTATGTAGTAGAGCGCAACTCTTCACTTGACAAGATACACGCCAAAGGCACCTACAGCTTCTCGGTAGAAAGCGGCCGTCCCTACATCACAATGAACTTCCTGGACAAGGGCCAGTCAATGAGCGTAAAATTCTCGCTTGACTCAACTCCGCTCGGACTGTTGAGCATTCTGCAGCGTTATCTCGATCCTGAAACACTGAAGGACTTCAAGAATGACAACGCATCAAGCGACGGCCAGTACCTTATGATGTCGGATGTTACAGCATCTTCAAAATACATCAGGGCAGCATTCTCACCCGTTTACGTGTTGCCTCCGAGTGTATTCGGCATATAA
- the rsgA gene encoding ribosome small subunit-dependent GTPase A yields MDGLVIKNTGSWYVVHADNGEDVNCKIKGNFRLKGIRTTNPVAVGDRVTISVNPDGNAFITAIQPRKNYIIRRASNLSKESHIIAANLDCAFLVVTLAHPVTSTTFIDRFLATAEAYRVPAVLLINKVDLLTDDEDKEYCEAVASLYRTIGYDVLEISALTGEGMTELRERLKDKISLFSGNSGVGKSTIINALLPDLDLRTGSISDMHDTGMHTTTFSEMFPLPEGGWIIDTPGIKGFGTIDFDKHEIAHFFPEIFKISADCKYGNCTHTHEPGCAVLKALDDHYISQSRYASYLSILDDTNPDKYRKPF; encoded by the coding sequence ATGGACGGCTTGGTTATAAAGAATACCGGAAGTTGGTATGTGGTTCACGCCGATAACGGCGAGGATGTCAATTGTAAGATAAAGGGGAATTTCCGTCTGAAGGGAATTCGCACTACCAATCCTGTAGCTGTGGGCGACCGTGTGACAATATCGGTCAATCCCGACGGTAACGCTTTCATAACTGCCATACAACCGCGTAAAAACTATATAATAAGGCGTGCAAGCAACCTCTCCAAGGAGTCGCACATAATAGCGGCCAATCTTGATTGTGCCTTTCTTGTCGTTACATTGGCTCATCCGGTTACTTCTACAACATTTATCGACCGTTTCCTTGCTACGGCCGAGGCCTATAGGGTGCCTGCCGTGTTGCTTATAAATAAGGTGGACTTGCTCACCGATGACGAAGATAAGGAGTATTGCGAGGCCGTGGCATCGTTATATCGCACGATAGGATATGATGTATTGGAAATTTCGGCTCTTACCGGTGAAGGCATGACTGAATTGAGAGAGCGTTTGAAGGATAAGATATCGCTGTTTTCGGGAAATTCGGGAGTGGGGAAATCTACGATAATAAATGCGTTGTTGCCCGACCTTGACTTGAGGACAGGTTCTATTTCCGACATGCACGATACGGGTATGCACACCACCACGTTTTCCGAGATGTTTCCGCTCCCTGAAGGGGGATGGATTATCGATACTCCGGGCATAAAGGGATTCGGTACCATTGACTTTGACAAGCATGAGATTGCCCACTTTTTCCCCGAGATATTCAAGATTTCGGCCGATTGCAAGTACGGCAACTGTACTCACACCCACGAGCCGGGATGTGCGGTGCTGAAAGCGCTTGATGATCACTACATTTCGCAGTCGCGTTATGCGTCCTATCTGAGCATTCTCGACGATACCAACCCCGACAAGTATCGCAAGCCGTTCTGA
- a CDS encoding efflux RND transporter periplasmic adaptor subunit, with product MLLVLFSLTFESCKKTETTLPVVAVEPSQEDDVEIYGEYVGRVRAQQFVEVRARVEGYLERMLFEEGTYVNKNQVLFIINQDQYKAKVDKARAQLKKDESQEQKAKRDLDRIRPLYEQNAASQLDLDNAIAAYETAKASVSMSKADLAQAELELGYTTVRSPLSGHISERNADLGTLVGPGGKSLLATIVKSDTVLIDFSMTALDYLKSKERNVDLGQQDASRSWQPYVTITLADNTVYLHKGLVDFAEPQVDPNTGTFSVRAEMPNPERAILPGQFTKVKLLLDVREHATVVPRKAVTIEKGGAYVYVMRRDSTVEKRFIEVGPEFENNVVVERGVVPNENIVTEGHHKLSPGMKVRVGTVPAEHQAATKNNDSLPTATE from the coding sequence ATGCTGCTCGTTTTGTTTTCACTTACATTTGAGAGTTGCAAAAAAACAGAAACGACACTTCCTGTCGTGGCTGTCGAGCCATCGCAGGAAGACGATGTTGAAATATACGGAGAATATGTGGGTCGTGTGCGTGCACAACAATTCGTAGAAGTAAGAGCGCGTGTCGAAGGTTATCTTGAACGAATGCTCTTTGAGGAAGGCACATACGTAAACAAGAACCAGGTGCTGTTCATTATCAACCAGGACCAGTACAAGGCCAAGGTTGACAAAGCACGGGCACAGTTGAAAAAGGATGAGTCGCAAGAGCAGAAAGCCAAGCGCGACCTCGACCGAATAAGACCGCTCTATGAGCAGAATGCAGCAAGCCAGCTCGACCTCGACAATGCAATAGCCGCCTACGAAACGGCCAAGGCATCGGTGTCGATGAGCAAGGCCGACCTCGCCCAGGCCGAACTTGAACTTGGCTACACGACAGTGCGCTCGCCACTGTCGGGACACATCAGCGAACGTAACGCCGACTTAGGTACACTTGTAGGCCCCGGCGGAAAATCGCTTCTCGCAACCATAGTAAAGAGCGACACCGTGCTTATCGACTTCAGCATGACCGCACTCGACTACCTTAAGAGCAAGGAGCGCAACGTTGACCTTGGCCAACAGGATGCGTCACGCTCATGGCAGCCCTACGTAACAATAACGCTTGCCGACAACACCGTGTATCTGCACAAAGGGCTTGTGGATTTCGCAGAACCGCAGGTCGATCCCAACACCGGAACATTCTCGGTGAGAGCCGAGATGCCCAATCCCGAACGCGCAATCCTGCCGGGACAGTTCACCAAAGTAAAGCTGCTGCTCGATGTACGCGAGCACGCCACCGTTGTGCCCCGCAAGGCGGTGACGATTGAAAAGGGCGGAGCCTACGTGTATGTGATGCGTCGCGACTCGACAGTGGAGAAACGCTTCATCGAGGTAGGCCCCGAATTTGAAAACAATGTAGTGGTAGAACGCGGTGTTGTTCCCAACGAAAACATCGTGACAGAGGGCCATCACAAGCTGTCGCCGGGCATGAAGGTGCGTGTAGGCACCGTTCCCGCCGAACATCAGGCCGCAACAAAAAACAACGATTCACTTCCCACAGCCACCGAATAA
- a CDS encoding winged helix-turn-helix domain-containing protein, whose amino-acid sequence MNIDTIGTNAGSVWNALNEADALGLKQIKKITKLKDKELYAALGWLAREGKILIAEGEDEKDLIVSLAQ is encoded by the coding sequence ATGAACATTGACACTATTGGCACAAATGCCGGTTCCGTATGGAATGCACTTAATGAAGCTGATGCTCTTGGCTTGAAGCAGATTAAGAAGATAACCAAGCTGAAAGACAAAGAGCTTTATGCAGCCTTAGGATGGCTCGCACGTGAAGGTAAAATCCTCATCGCCGAGGGCGAAGACGAGAAAGACCTTATTGTTTCACTTGCTCAATAA
- a CDS encoding secondary thiamine-phosphate synthase enzyme YjbQ, translating into MIEQTEFALAPRRRGIHLVTGDILRQLPVLPRKGLLNLLVKHTSAALALNENADPDVRHDLNEIFNRLVPENAPYYLHTLEGDDDMPAHAKSVMVGASLTIPITDGRLNLGTWQGIYLCEFRDYGGSRKIVATVIGE; encoded by the coding sequence ATGATTGAACAAACAGAATTTGCTCTTGCTCCGCGGCGTCGCGGAATCCATCTCGTGACGGGCGATATATTGCGTCAGCTCCCGGTCCTGCCCAGGAAAGGATTGTTGAATCTGCTCGTAAAGCACACTTCGGCGGCGCTTGCCCTGAATGAGAACGCCGACCCCGATGTGCGTCACGACTTGAACGAGATTTTCAACAGGCTCGTGCCCGAGAATGCTCCTTATTATCTTCACACTCTTGAAGGCGATGACGACATGCCGGCTCATGCCAAGTCGGTGATGGTGGGAGCGTCACTTACGATTCCCATTACCGACGGGCGGTTGAATCTCGGTACATGGCAGGGCATATACCTGTGTGAGTTTCGCGATTACGGAGGTTCCCGCAAAATTGTCGCTACGGTAATAGGTGAATAG
- a CDS encoding ribonuclease Z, with translation MAKFQINYLGCGSATPTLRHLPSCQVLDFRDNLFMIDCGEGAQLSMRRQRLKFSRLSHIFISHLHGDHCLGLPGLVSTLALTGREGGDITIHTFKEGVEIFKTMLDFFCRETPFTIHYNVINPRGNEVIFENDSLVVRSFPLYHRVPCSGFVFAEKPKPRHLRGDMVRFYNVPIRQYQAIKGGADFVTDDGRVIPNEWLTLPADAAVSYAYCSDTVYDERVAAAVEGVDTIYHEATYTDEYADKARTRGHSTAAEAARIARLAGANRLVLGHFSKRYIDEAKHLEEAKEIFPNTIIAYEGMSLDLL, from the coding sequence ATGGCAAAATTTCAAATAAATTATTTAGGATGCGGTTCCGCGACACCCACCTTGCGACATCTGCCGAGTTGTCAGGTGCTGGACTTTCGCGACAATCTGTTTATGATCGATTGTGGCGAGGGGGCTCAGTTGTCGATGCGTCGTCAACGCCTTAAATTCTCGCGGCTGTCCCACATCTTCATCTCGCATCTGCACGGCGACCATTGCCTCGGATTACCCGGCCTTGTGTCGACACTGGCGCTTACCGGGCGTGAGGGAGGCGACATAACGATACATACATTCAAGGAGGGTGTCGAGATTTTCAAGACCATGCTTGACTTTTTCTGTCGTGAAACTCCATTCACGATTCACTATAATGTCATCAATCCGCGAGGCAATGAGGTGATTTTTGAGAATGACTCGCTTGTCGTGAGGTCATTCCCGCTATATCACCGCGTGCCATGCTCGGGATTTGTGTTTGCCGAGAAGCCAAAGCCGCGTCATCTGCGAGGCGACATGGTGCGGTTCTATAATGTGCCGATACGCCAATATCAGGCCATAAAGGGCGGTGCCGACTTCGTTACTGATGACGGCCGTGTGATACCCAATGAGTGGCTCACATTGCCGGCCGATGCTGCGGTAAGTTACGCCTACTGTTCCGACACTGTCTACGATGAGCGCGTAGCGGCTGCGGTGGAAGGTGTCGACACTATCTACCACGAGGCGACATATACCGACGAATATGCCGACAAGGCTCGCACAAGAGGTCACTCTACTGCTGCCGAGGCTGCGCGAATAGCTCGGCTTGCAGGCGCCAACCGCCTTGTGCTCGGACACTTTTCCAAGCGTTACATTGACGAGGCGAAGCATCTTGAAGAGGCCAAAGAGATATTTCCAAACACTATAATTGCTTATGAGGGCATGTCCCTCGATTTATTATGA